One window of Cherax quadricarinatus isolate ZL_2023a chromosome 18, ASM3850222v1, whole genome shotgun sequence genomic DNA carries:
- the LOC128689436 gene encoding uncharacterized protein, with protein MPAFQGTKVAFHPEMHMMHNPRAREMLYARGKASPMVHPMFDALKTRHAQDKHDYARMMKLRDLKKMAGECGYPTFDSLKLLGAENDANYLDVFMSDGTRPRMRSNSHTSKGSSKRNSNVDVENIKKTLLGSLRSAASDENIYESVEVIQYRKTVEAISRQNKVRSVPKTGHPLFDHLRVENVLKPRRQHSGEHHQHHHHHHRRSETHNSDGGSNSHSSSGSGDEFDYAKKPNCRFSRREVLMTSQTLKKHPKEARPQKHSREQVAEAGSESDDDWAIPRPKICGRNRRTGATGLMNTVGQDESDSSSKSTGLR; from the coding sequence atgCCCGCCTTCCAAGGAACCAAAGTTGCGTTTCATCCAGAGATGCACATGATGCATAACCCTCGCGCTCGGGAGATGCTCTACGCTCGGGGCAAAGCTTCCCCCATGGTGCACCCTATGTTCGACGCACTCAAGACCCGTCACGCCCAAGATAAGCACGACTACGCTCGCATGATGAAGTTGCGGGACCTGAAGAAGATGGCTGGAGAGTGTGGATATCCCACCTTTGACAGTCTGAAGCTTCTGGGAGCAGAAAACGACGCTAACTACCTGGACGTCTTCATGAGTGACGGCACGAGGCCGCGCATGCGCAGCAACTCCCACACTTCCAAAGGCAGTAGCAAACGCAACAGTAATGTCGACGTGGAAAATATTAAGAAGACCTTATTGGGTAGTCTTCGTTCTGCCGCCAGCGACGAGAACATCTACGAGTCTGTGGAAGTTATTCAGTACCGGAAAACTGTTGAAGCCATAAGTCGCCAGAATAAGGTGCGCTCAGTGCCAAAGACTGGTCACCCTCTGTTCGACCACCTGAGGGTGGAGAACGTGTTGAAGCCCCGCCGTCAGCATTCTGGCGAgcaccaccaacatcatcaccaccatcaccgtcgCAGCGAAACTCACAACAGCGACGGTGGCAGCAACAGCCACAGCTCTTCGGGATCTGGGGATGAGTTCGACTACGCGAAAAAGCCCAACTGTCGCTTTTCTCGCCGCGAGGTGCTGATGACTTCGCAGACGCTCAAGAAACACCCGAAGGAGGCGCGCCCCCAGAAACATTCCAGAGAGCAAGTGGCAGAAGCTGGCTCTGAATCTGACGATGACTGGGCGATTCCAAGACCCAAGATTTGCGGACGCAACCGACGGACGGGTGCTACGGGCCTCATGAACACCGTCGGTCAGGATGAGTCCGATAGCTCAAGTAAGTCGACGGGTCTTCGGTGA